One Microbacterium sp. No. 7 genomic window carries:
- a CDS encoding Cof-type HAD-IIB family hydrolase, producing MDAVTSSPGSSPQRIVFIDVDGTILEHGVIAPSTVAAIRRARRNGHLVYLCTGRSAGDIDPRVREIGVDGEITNGGAFATRGGERLFAQPLDRADVDRLLAFFGAHGIHFFLQSDDAVFASPGIGELTEEFFRVRREQHAADLRASGSDLRAVEPVIRYRPLDEADLDAIAKAVFVSTTSDSLDVAQAELGDRFHVVPGSIPMPGGSNGEIGLLGVNKGSAILRVLDVLGLDAADAVGIGDSWNDIEMFEVVGTAVAMGGADPQLKALAGRVTTDVLDDGVRNALVELGLA from the coding sequence ATGGATGCCGTGACCTCCTCCCCCGGCTCCTCTCCCCAGCGCATCGTCTTCATCGACGTCGACGGCACGATCCTCGAGCACGGCGTCATCGCCCCCTCGACGGTCGCGGCCATTCGGCGGGCCCGGCGGAACGGGCACCTCGTGTATCTGTGCACGGGGCGCTCGGCGGGCGACATCGACCCGCGCGTGCGCGAGATCGGCGTCGACGGCGAGATCACCAACGGCGGCGCGTTCGCGACGCGCGGCGGCGAGCGGCTGTTCGCGCAGCCCCTCGACCGCGCCGACGTCGACCGGCTCCTCGCGTTCTTCGGCGCCCACGGCATCCATTTCTTCCTGCAGTCGGACGACGCCGTGTTCGCGAGCCCCGGCATCGGCGAGCTGACCGAGGAGTTCTTCCGCGTGCGGCGTGAGCAGCACGCGGCCGACCTGCGCGCGAGCGGCAGCGACCTGCGGGCGGTCGAGCCGGTGATCCGCTACCGGCCGCTCGACGAGGCCGACCTCGACGCGATCGCGAAGGCGGTGTTCGTCTCGACCACGAGCGACAGCCTCGACGTGGCGCAGGCCGAGCTGGGCGACCGCTTCCACGTCGTGCCCGGCTCGATCCCGATGCCGGGCGGCTCGAACGGCGAGATCGGGCTGCTCGGCGTCAACAAGGGCTCGGCGATCCTGCGCGTGCTCGACGTGCTCGGCCTCGACGCCGCGGACGCCGTCGGCATCGGCGACAGCTGGAACGACATCGAGATGTTCGAGGTCGTCGGCACGGCCGTGGCGATGGGCGGCGCCGACCCGCAGCTCAAGGCGCTCGCCGGCCGCGTCACGACGGACGTGCTCGACGACGGCGTGCGCAACGCCCTCGTCGAGCTCGGCCTCGCCTAG
- a CDS encoding SDR family oxidoreductase, producing the protein MSLAGKTILMSGGSRGIGLAIALRAAREGANVAMLAKTDTPHPKLEGTVHTAIEQVRAAGGQGLAIVGDVRDDDDVTEAVLKTQGEFGGIDVVVNNASVIDLSGSLELPAKKYDLMQDVNVRGTFMLSRAALPILKEAENPHILSLSPPLNITPRWLGAHTGYTLAKYGMTMVTLGLAAEFRSDGIAANTLWPATTIATAAVQFALGGDRMMKVSRTPEVYADAAYEVLVRPAREHTGQTLIVEDVLRDAGVTDFAKYAAVPGTPDGELYPDIFLD; encoded by the coding sequence ATGTCCCTCGCCGGAAAGACCATCCTCATGTCGGGCGGCAGCCGCGGCATCGGCCTCGCGATCGCGCTGCGCGCGGCGCGCGAGGGCGCCAACGTCGCGATGCTCGCCAAGACCGACACCCCGCACCCCAAGCTCGAGGGCACGGTGCACACGGCGATCGAGCAGGTGCGCGCCGCGGGCGGGCAGGGGCTTGCGATCGTCGGCGACGTGCGCGACGACGACGACGTCACCGAGGCCGTGCTGAAGACGCAGGGCGAGTTCGGCGGCATCGACGTCGTCGTCAACAACGCGTCGGTCATCGACCTGTCGGGATCGCTCGAGCTCCCCGCCAAGAAGTATGACCTCATGCAGGACGTCAACGTGCGCGGCACGTTCATGCTCTCGCGCGCGGCGCTGCCGATCCTGAAGGAGGCCGAGAACCCGCACATCCTGTCGCTCTCGCCGCCGCTCAACATCACGCCGCGGTGGCTCGGCGCGCACACGGGGTACACGCTCGCCAAGTACGGCATGACGATGGTGACGCTCGGACTCGCCGCGGAGTTCCGCAGCGACGGCATCGCCGCCAACACGCTGTGGCCCGCCACGACGATCGCGACGGCGGCCGTGCAGTTCGCCCTCGGCGGCGACCGGATGATGAAGGTCAGCCGCACGCCCGAGGTCTACGCCGACGCCGCCTACGAGGTGCTCGTGCGGCCCGCGCGCGAGCACACCGGCCAGACGCTGATCGTCGAGGACGTGCTGCGGGATGCCGGCGTCACCGACTTCGCGAAGTACGCCGCCGTCCCCGGCACCCCCGACGGCGAGCTCTACCCCGACATCTTCCTGGACTGA